In one Cryptomeria japonica unplaced genomic scaffold, Sugi_1.0 HiC_scaffold_632, whole genome shotgun sequence genomic region, the following are encoded:
- the LOC131052091 gene encoding pathogenesis-related protein 1-like, producing the protein MVAGSFSIEIESPVEAKRLWKATVDTHNLLPKQAPGLISGITLVQGDGGVGTIRHVNFTPANKDFSYMKEKVDLVDEANLVYGYSLVEGGMLGEKVASVSHKIKYTPKPGGNGGCITTFTCNYDSLPGVPQDEAKIEEIKANNTGLFKQVEEYLIANPTLYC; encoded by the exons atggTGGCAGGAAGTTTCAGCATTGAAATAGAGTCTCCAGTGGAGGCAAAAAGGCTGTGGAAAGCAACTGTGGACACCCACAACTTATTGCCAAAGCAAGCACCAGGCCTCATATCGGGCATCACACTTGTTCAAGGTGATGGAGGAGTTGGTACCATTCGACACGTTAATTTCACTCCTG CCAACAAAGATTTTAGCTATATGAAAGAGAAAGTGGACTTAGTTGACGAGGCCAACCTGGTTTATGGTTACAGCCTTGTGGAAGGAGGAATGTTGGGGGAAAAGGTAGCGTCAGTAAGCCACAAGATTAAATACACCCCTAAACCAGGGGGTAATGGTGGATGCATTACCACATTTACCTGCAACTACGATAGCCTACCTGGTGTTCCCCAGGATGAAGCCAAAATTGAGGAGATCAAGGCCAACAACACTGGTTTGTTCAAGCAGGTGGAGGAATATCTTATCGCCAATCCCACTTTATACTGCTAA